One window of the Haloarcula halobia genome contains the following:
- the engB gene encoding GTP-binding protein EngB has protein sequence MFDARPDRDAEVVLVGRSNVGKSTLMREITGHTFSTGQRPGVTRKPNHYDWAPQDFVVTDLPGFGFMKGVPDDVREQIKTDVVRYVEANAGKILVGVLVVDGKSVVDIIDRHSGPDEIPHDVEMFHFLREVGVEPVVAVNKMDKVDDEDQRLNDLCERLGLHPPWQQWQETIAPISAKRGSIGPLNEAVRHHLHEAERDDLFQFF, from the coding sequence ATGTTCGACGCACGCCCGGACCGAGACGCCGAGGTCGTCCTCGTCGGTCGGTCCAACGTCGGGAAGTCGACGCTGATGCGCGAGATAACCGGCCACACGTTCTCGACCGGCCAGCGCCCCGGCGTCACCCGCAAGCCCAACCACTACGACTGGGCCCCCCAGGACTTCGTCGTCACCGACCTCCCCGGTTTCGGGTTCATGAAAGGTGTCCCCGACGACGTCCGCGAGCAGATCAAGACCGACGTCGTCCGCTACGTCGAGGCGAACGCCGGGAAGATTCTCGTGGGGGTGCTGGTCGTCGACGGGAAATCGGTCGTCGACATCATCGACCGGCACTCCGGTCCCGACGAGATACCCCACGACGTCGAGATGTTCCACTTCCTCCGGGAGGTCGGCGTCGAACCCGTCGTCGCGGTCAACAAGATGGACAAGGTCGACGACGAGGACCAGCGCCTGAACGACCTCTGTGAGCGACTCGGCCTGCACCCGCCCTGGCAGCAGTGGCAGGAGACTATCGCCCCCATCAGCGCCAAACGCGGCAGCATCGGCCCGCTGAACGAGGCTGTTCGCCACCACCTCCACGAGGCCGAGCGCGACGACCTCTTTCAGTTCTTCTAA